The following nucleotide sequence is from Halorussus caseinilyticus.
AGAACGTGGACGACGACCTGAAGGACGACATCGAGTCCGAAATCGAGAGCGTCCGCGAGGTGCTGGCCGACGAGGACGCCACGAAGGAGGACCTCGAAGACGCCACCGAGAGCCTGAGCGACGAACTGCAGGAAATCGGCAAGCAGATGTACCAGCAACAGGCCCAAGCCGGTGCTGGCGGCGCTGGCGCTGGACCCGGCGGCGCGGGTCCCGGCGGTGCGGCGGGTGCCGGACCCGGCGGCATGGGCGGACAGGCCGGACCGGGCGGTGCTGGCGGCGACGACGACGAGTACGTGGACGCAGACTTCGAAGACGTGGACGACGACGAGGAGTAATCGCGTTCAGGTAGTCTACTATTTTTACCGTCGTGCGGCCGGATGTCGGATGTTCCACCCGCGGGTTCCGATTCGCTGGAATCGGATAGCGGCGTCGTACGTAATAACTCACAGCGACTCGGAAAATCTCCGAGCAGTTAGCGTCGAGCTATAATCTGGACGCACTCACGGACGAGTAGCAATCCCAATAACACGGCGGAAGCGTACAGCCTTGCGTACCGGCATCAGACTGGACCGTGGAGGTATCCTGAGGTTCTATGCAGTCATCTGTTCCGGCGTCAGCGGCCGACACCGAACCGGTTCCTGCGGTAACTAAACACACTGCAAGTACGAGCGTGATTGCGAGTCGTTTGACATTCATTGTCTACCACGAACCAATAGTTTGCTGTCCTATATTATAAATTTTATCAAGGGATTGGAAGATAGATTTGCCGGTGCAGTCGGACGAGAGGGTCGGCACAGAAACGCTACGCTCGTGAGATTGCTCGCTTCGCCGAGTCGGAGTAACCCGGTCCCTTCAAGTGGCAGAACCGATTACGAAGGCACAACGAATGAGCGAGGACTTCTACGACGTACTCGGCGTGAGTAGGGACGCCGACGAGGACGAAATAAAATCGGCTTACCGCGACAAGGCGACCGAGTACCACCCCGACGTGAGCGACGACCCGAACGCCGAAGAGAAGTTCAAAAAGCTCCAGAAGGCCAAGGAAGTGCTGACCGACGACGAGAAGCGTCAAGCCTACGACCAGATGGGCCACGACCGGTTCGAACAGGCCGAGAAGCGCGGCGGGTTCGACGGTGGCGCTGGCGCGGGCGGCGCGGGTCCCGGCGGCATGGGCGGCGGTCCGTTCGGCGGCGGCATGGGCGGACAGGGCGGCATGGGCGACATCTTCGAGCAGTTCTTCGGCGGCGGCGGTCGGAGTCGCCAGTCCAACCGGCCCCAGAAGGGCCAAGACCTCCGCACGCGCATGACCATCGACCTCGAAGACGCCTTCGAGGGCGTCGAAAAGCAGGTCAGCGTCCGGCGTCCGGAGCGATGCGACGACTGCGACGGCGAGGGCCACCCGCCGGGTACCGACTCCCACACTTGCGAGGAGTGCAACGGCCGCGGGCAGGTCACGCAGGTCCAGCAGACCCCGCTCGGTCGGGTCCAGCAGACCCAGACCTGCCGTCGCTGTGGCGGCGAGGGCGAAATCTACGCCGAGACGTGTTCGACCTGCGGCGGCGACGGCACGGTCCGCCGCGAGGCCACCCTCTCGGTCGAAGTCCCGGCGGGCATCCAGTCGGGCCAGACCCTCCAGATGGACGGCGAGGGCGCGCCCGGACCCAACGGCGGGCCGAACGGCGACCTGCTCATCGAAGTCGAAGTCGAGGACCACCCCGACTTCGAACGCGAGGGCGACGACCTGCGGCGACAGGAACCCGTCTCGTTCCCGCAGGCGACGTTCGGCGATACGGTCGAGATTCCGACCCTCGACGGCACCGTCGAGATGGACGTGCCCGCGGGCACCCAGAGCGGCGAGACCTTCCGCCTGCAGGGGAAGGGCATGCCCCACCTCCGCGGGCGGGGACAGGGCGACCTCTACGTGACGGTGCAGGTCGTCACGCCCACGGACCTCAACGACGAGCAGAAGGAAGCCCTCCAGCAGTTCGCGGAGGCCGGTGGAGAGGAGATTAGCGTCGAGGAAGGCTTCTTCGAGAAGATTAAGAACTCCTTCTAATCGACCGTTTTATCCCGAGCGCAGTCGCCGTCGGCGACTGCGCTCGATAAAAGCTCGACCGAAAAGCCGTCGTCACCCCTCAGAAGCGCGGGGCGCTTCTTCGAGGGTTCCTCGGCCTGTTCGCGTCGGCGCGCCGACGACGCCGACGGTGGAATCGTGGTGGGCACCGCAGAAGTCGTCGGCGTGAACCGCGAGAGAATCGGGCGAGCGAAGCGAACGCGCCGCCCGTCCTTCCCGTAGTCGGAGACCCAAACGATGAAATACAATTCCTAAAGCAACTTTCTCCGTTTCTTAAGAAATAATTTTGTTTTCTCTGGCTCGCTCTCGGAGGCTTTCGAGGTATTCACCGACGCAGTTCCTGCGGTTGCGGTGCTGTCGCGGACCGATGGGCTTTCGGCGCGTTCGTCACAGCAGTTTCCGCGGTCACAGTCGTAGTCGCAGGGACGTTCGAGGAACCTTTCGTAGTCAAACCGTCACCGGCGATACCATCGCCCGAATCGACCACGCGCGGGTCCCGAGACACCACCGACTTTTGTCCACGGCCTCCCTACCTTCGACCGATGCCGCCAGCGCCGCAGTACCCGTCGTTCGCCGCCGTCACCATGTTCGTCCTCGGGTTGCTCATCGTCCTCGCGCGGGCCTCCCAAGCGATGTTCGAGGACCCCGACGAGACCGACGAGCGGTCCGATACCGGCGACGACTCGGACTCGCGCCCGCCCGCGACCGGTGCGGCCCGAATCGAACGCCACGCCGACACCGGGCGGACGCGCGCCGAGCGAATCGAGCGCGAGGTCCTCGACGGCGAGGACGACGGAGGTGACGCGAGTCCGTGGAACGACGCCGAGGGGACTTCCGACGCCGACGCGAGTCCGTGGGGCGAAAACGAGGCCGAACTCGACGCCCGGCGAGCGTCGGCGGAGCGCGACCCCGACGCCCGCCAGCAGGAGCGTCTCGAATTCACCACCGGCGCGTTGCTGGCGAACGTCGCCCTGAGTCAGGGCGTCTTCGGCGCTATCCTCGTGGCCGCGGCGTGGGTCGCCGACCTGCCGCTTGAGGCCCTCGGCGTCCGACTCGGCGACCCGTGGAGCGTCGGACTCCCGGCGCTCGCAGTGGGCACGGCGGTCGGCGTCGCGCTGTACGCCGCGAACGAACTCTCCACGACGGTTCTGGACTCTACGGGCGTGGACTACTCCGAGGGACTGCGCGAAGCCCTCGCCCCCGACACGCCCCGGGGTTGGGCAGTGCTACTCGGCGTCGTCCTGCCCGTCATCGCCGTGTTCGAGGAACTGCTGTTCAGGGCCGCGCTCGTCGGCGCGTTCGCGGCGGGGTTCGGCGTCTCGCCGTGGGCGCTCGCGGTGTTCTCCACCGTCGCGTTCGCCATCGGACACGGCGCGCAGGGACCCGGCGGCGTGGCCGTGACCGGCCTGCTCGGGTTCGCGCTGGCGGCCGCGTTCGTCCTCACCGGGAGTCTGCTCGTCGTGGTGGTCGCCCACTATCTGGTCAACGCGCTGGAGTTTGTCGTCCACGAGGGATTTGGCGTCGAGTGGGCGCGGGAACCGCCGACCAGCGAAGACGAACGTTTTTAGATACAGACAGATAACTGTGTGAGTAGAAACGTGACGGCCGAACACTCACCTCCCGACGCCGCAGGGTCGGCGACCGACACCGACGCCTTCTTCGGACTCGTCGTGGGCGTGTACGCGGCCACGCTCGTCGTTCCCGCCGTCTCGATTGCGGTCGCGCTCCGAGTGCCGACCGACCCCGGCGTCCTCTTTTTTCTCTCGCTCGGGGTCGGCGTCGCCGTCACCGCGGCGGTGGGCCGAATTGCGGGCCGAACGCCGCTGGCGGTCCGCCTCGGCGGGTCGCGGTGGGTGTGGACCGCGATGGCGCTTCCGTTCCTCTATTTCGGTGTCCTTCCGCTCGGGACGACCTTCGCCCGCGGTGACGCCCTCCCCGGCGGGATGGTGGCCGTCGCGCTCGTCGGCGCGATAGCCGGGTTCCTCTCCGGCGTCGGCGTGGTCGCGGCCTCTCGGAACCGACACGCGAAGGCGATGGTGGCCGACGCGGAGACGGTCGTCCGCTTCGCCGCGTCCGCACCGGCCCGAGACCGCCGGGTCACGACGTGGGCGGTGGCCGGACTGTTCGGCGCGGCCATCCTCGGGTTCGTCGGGTCGGCCCTCCTCGATTTCGCACCGCTCCGGTGGTTGTTCCAGTTGCTCGTTCCGGCGGGGACGGCCCTCTACGGGACGACTACCGAGCGCCGGGTCACGATTTCGGACGCGGGCATCGTCGTCGCCACCCCCGCCTACAAGCATTTGCGGTCGTGGTCGGCCTACGAGAGTTTCGACGTGACCGACGAGGAAATCGTCGTCCGGCGCGCCGGGTGGTCGCCGTGGGGCCTGCGTGATTTCCGTCGGGACGCCACGGAAGTCGAGGACCCCCGAGCGGTCGCCGCGACCTTGGAGCGGTTTCTGCCCCGCGAGTAGCCTCACTCCGGGTCGCGGTGCGATGGCGGTTGCGGTCGCGGTGCGGTGGCGGTGCTGTGCGGTAGCGGTGGCAGTACTGTGCGGTGGCGGTGCGGTAGCGGTACGAACCGCGATTGCTACCGCGAGCGAGGAAGCGCCGGAGGCGCGACGAGCGAGCGGACCGAGGAACCGTCGGAAGCGCGTCCGTCGGACGCGCTTCCGGCGGTGACGACGGTTTTTGGTCGAGCTTTTGCAAGGGAGGGACGCGTCTGAGTCTGCGACTCAGACGCGACCGACCGCTGGAAAAGGTCGTGGTCGAAAGGTCGTTGAGCAAGTTACTTGGCACGTCCCCGCAACATTTTCTGACAGGAGGACACTATGGATACGCTCGAAGACGTAGACGAAATCGTCCACGAACCGACCGAGGAGTTCGTGGAATCGACCAACGTCTACCAGTTCATGCAGGAACACGACATCGAGGACTACGACGAACTCGTCGAACGAACCACGACCGAGGTGGAGGGCGTCGAGGAGTCCGGCGTCGAGTGGTTCTGGGACGAGATGGTCGAGTACCTCGACATCGACTTCTACGAGGACTACGACGCGATTCGGGACGACAGCGAGGGACCCCAGTTCTCGGAGTGGTACGACGGCGGCGAGTTGAACATCGCCCACAACGTGGTGGACCGCCACGCCGCCCCCGACAGCGAGACCCGAAACAAGGTCGCGTGCATCTGGGAGGGCGAGGGCGGCGAGGTCCGGGAAATCACGTTCCACGAACTCGCCCGCCAGTCGAACAAGGTCGCCAACGCCCTCGAAGCGCGCGGCGTCGGCGAGGGCGACGCGGTGGGTCTCTACATGCCGATGGTGCCCGAAGTCATCTCCATCCTCTACGGCGCGTTCAAGGTCGGCGCAATCGCGGTACCTATCTTCTCCGGGTTCGGCGTGGACGCCACCGCCACCCGCATCGAGGACCCCGAGTGTAAGGTGCTGTTCACCGCCGACGGCTTCTACCGCCGCGGCGACGAGGTGACGCTGAAGGACGCCGCCGACGAGGCCATCGACCAAGCGGGCCACGTCGAACACACCATCGTCTACGAGCGACTCGGCCACATCTCCAGCGACGAGGTGTCGCTGAGGTGGCGAAGCAGAGACGAGACGTGGGACGAGGCGGTCGAGACCCAATCGGACGAGTACGACACCGCGTCGATGGCCTCGGGCGACGAGTCGATGCTCCTCTACTCGTCGGGCACCACCGGCAAGCCCAAGGGCATCGTCCACACCCACGCTGGCGCGCTGATGCAGGCCGCCAAGGAGATTTACTTCGGCTTCGACCACAAGCCGAGCGACCGCTTCTTCTGGGTGTCGGACATCGGGTGGATGATGGGACCGTGGACGCTCATCGGCAACCACGCGTTCGGCGGCACCGTCTTCATGTACGAGGGCGCGCCCGACCACCCCGAACCCGACCGCTTCTGGAAGATGATAGACCGCCACGGCATCTCGACGTTCGGCATCTCGCCGACCGCGATTCGCGCCCTCCGCAAGCACGGCGACGAGTACGTAGAGAAACACGACCTCTCGACCCTTCGCCTGCTGGGTTCGACCGGCGAACCGTGGGACCCCGAGAGCTGGCAGTGGTTCTACGAGAAGGTCGGCGGGAGCGAGGCACCCATCATCAACATCTCGGGCGGCACCGAAATCATGGGCTGTTTCCTGATGCCGATGCCCATCCAGTCGCTCAAGCCCTGCACGCTCGGCGGGCCGGGGCTGGGAATGGACATCGACATCGTGAACTCTCAGGGCGAGTCCATCGCCGACACCCACGAACGCGGCTTCCTCGTCGCCAGAGACTCCTGTCCCTCGATGACTAAATCGCTCTGGTCGGGCGACGAGCGATACCTCGAAGAGTACTGGTCTAGCTTCGAGGACCCGCCGCTGTGGGACCACGGCGACTGGGCACAGAAGGACGCCGAGGGCTTCTGGTTCCTCCACGGCCGGGCCGACGACGCCATCAACGTGGCTGGCCGGAAGGTGGGTCCCGCCGAAGTCGAGGGCGCGCTCATCGACCACGACGCCGTGAATCAGGCCGCCGCGGTCGGCGTCCCCGACGACACCACCGGGCAGGCCGTCGTCACCTACGTCATCCTCGAAGACGGCTACGAGGTGAGCGACGACCTGCGCGAGGAACTCCGGGCGCAGGTCGGCGAGGAACTCGGCAAGCCGTTCCGCCCCCGCGAAGTCCTGTTCGTCTCCGAGTTCCCCAAGACTCAATCGGGCAAAATCATCCGGCGGGCAATCGAGGCGACCTACACCGGCGAGGACTTGGGCGACATGTCCTCCATCGAGAACCCCGAGGCGCTGGACGAACTCGAAGACGCCGAGTAGCTACTCGAACAACTTCTTCTGGCGGTCGATGGACTCGATTCTCGCCACGTCCTCGTCGTCCAGCGACAACTCCAGCGCGGCCAGATTCTCCCGGAGGTGGTCGTCGCTGGACGACCGCGGAATCGGGACGACGTTCTCCTTGCCCGCGAGCCACGCCAGACTCACCTGCGCGGGGGTCGCGTCGTGCTTCTCGGCGACGGCCCGAATCTCGGGCAGGTCGAACACCTCGCCCTGCGCCAGCGGCGAGTAGGCCACGAGCGAGTAGCCGCGTCGCCGGGCGTCGGCGAGCAGGTCGTCCTGCCGGTAGAGCGGGTGCATCTCGACCTGATTCGCCGCGACGGGCGCGTCCAGAATCTCGCGGGCCTCGGCGACCTGTTCGGCGTCGAAGTTGCTCACGCCCACCGCGCGGACCCGGCCCTCCTCGCGGAGTCGGTCGAACGCGGGCAGGGTCGCCTCGGGGTCGTAGGTGTCGATGGGTCGGTGGACGTAGAGCAAATCGACGTAGCCCACGCCGAGTTCGTCGAGGCTCTCGCGCGTGCTGGCGAGTACGTCCTCGGGCGCGAGGCTGTCGGCCCACACCTTCGTCGCCACCGAGAGGTCCGCGCGTTCGACCGAGGCCCGTTCGACGCCGCGGCCGACGACCCCTTCGTTCTCGTAGATTTGGGCGGTGTCGAGGTGTCGGTAGCCGAGTTCGACCGCCGAGGCGATGCGGTCGGGGTCCTCGATGCCCATCGTTCCGAGTCCGAGTTTCGGGGTCACGTCCAGCGGGTCGTCGTTCATGCCCCGACGTTCGCGCCCGGACAGTTAGTCTAACCGAACGTCGGCGGGGCGGACGACTGCCGATTCTGCTTCGGGCGCGTCGTCCGACGCGACTGCGAAGTCGCCGGTCGCCTCGTCGTCGGGGAGCAGGACCGCCGCGCCCGCGAGCAGGGGCGCGAGGACGCCCGCAACGACGGTGCCGGGGGCCGCGAGCGAGGCCCGAACCGCCACCTCGTCGTCGGGTTCGAGACCCCAGTTGTCGGCCACCCGGCGGGCCGAAGCGAGCAGGTCGGCGTGCGAGAGACCGGGGGCGTCCCCGTTCCCGCGGACGCTATCGCGCTCGTCGCCGTCGCCGACGGCGACGAGCGCGACCGATTCGGGGTCGATTGCGGTCCGGGGGAACGAGGGGTTCTCGCTCCACACGTCGCGCTCGAAGTGGTGAACCGACGGGTCGTCGGGCGGGCCGCCGTAGCAGACTCGTTGGCCGCCCGCCGAGAGGTCGTAGTCGCCGACCGACTCGCCCGGTGCGACGACGACTCGGGCGTCGGCGGCGTCGGCGTCCGAGCGCGGGACGAACCGGGTCCCCGCGCCGAGGAGCGCCGCGCCGAACAGCGCCAGCAGTGCCTCTGGTTCGGGGTCGTCCGCGACGGCGACCACGGCGTCGTCGTGGACACCTATCCGCCGGAAGAAGTTGCCCGTCTTCCACGCGGTGGTACAGAAGCGGTGGTAGTCGTAGCGTCGGCGCTCGCGCGGCGCGACGACGGCGGGGTCGTCGGACCGCCGGTCGCGGGCCACGATGTCGCCAAGCGTCTCCATAGTCGGCGGTTGGTCGGAGACCCAAAAAGCGCCGCGGTCGGCGGCGACGTTCGGCGGGAGTCGCGGCCGGGCGGGTCCCGGTCGGTCAAGTTCGCGCGCCTCGGGGCTAATCTAACAATGCTTATCATAGGTTGTTAGATACTATCTCACGGATTATGACGAACGTAATCAGAAGACTGTCCGAGAGCAGTTCGCGTCTCGTGGAGCGCTACCTCCCGGACGCGTTCCTGTTCGCGCTCGTGTTGACCTTCGTGACCTACGCGATGGCGATAGCGCTGGTCGAACCCGCGCCGGGCGCGGGGTACGGTACCCACGCCCAGAACGTCCTGATGGACGGGTGGCAGGCCGGGTTCTGGAACCTGCTGTCGTTCGCCATGCAGATGACGCTCATCCTGATGACGGGGTACGCGCTGGC
It contains:
- the dnaJ gene encoding molecular chaperone DnaJ, yielding MSEDFYDVLGVSRDADEDEIKSAYRDKATEYHPDVSDDPNAEEKFKKLQKAKEVLTDDEKRQAYDQMGHDRFEQAEKRGGFDGGAGAGGAGPGGMGGGPFGGGMGGQGGMGDIFEQFFGGGGRSRQSNRPQKGQDLRTRMTIDLEDAFEGVEKQVSVRRPERCDDCDGEGHPPGTDSHTCEECNGRGQVTQVQQTPLGRVQQTQTCRRCGGEGEIYAETCSTCGGDGTVRREATLSVEVPAGIQSGQTLQMDGEGAPGPNGGPNGDLLIEVEVEDHPDFEREGDDLRRQEPVSFPQATFGDTVEIPTLDGTVEMDVPAGTQSGETFRLQGKGMPHLRGRGQGDLYVTVQVVTPTDLNDEQKEALQQFAEAGGEEISVEEGFFEKIKNSF
- a CDS encoding CPBP family intramembrane glutamic endopeptidase; the encoded protein is MPPAPQYPSFAAVTMFVLGLLIVLARASQAMFEDPDETDERSDTGDDSDSRPPATGAARIERHADTGRTRAERIEREVLDGEDDGGDASPWNDAEGTSDADASPWGENEAELDARRASAERDPDARQQERLEFTTGALLANVALSQGVFGAILVAAAWVADLPLEALGVRLGDPWSVGLPALAVGTAVGVALYAANELSTTVLDSTGVDYSEGLREALAPDTPRGWAVLLGVVLPVIAVFEELLFRAALVGAFAAGFGVSPWALAVFSTVAFAIGHGAQGPGGVAVTGLLGFALAAAFVLTGSLLVVVVAHYLVNALEFVVHEGFGVEWAREPPTSEDERF
- a CDS encoding AMP-binding protein codes for the protein MDTLEDVDEIVHEPTEEFVESTNVYQFMQEHDIEDYDELVERTTTEVEGVEESGVEWFWDEMVEYLDIDFYEDYDAIRDDSEGPQFSEWYDGGELNIAHNVVDRHAAPDSETRNKVACIWEGEGGEVREITFHELARQSNKVANALEARGVGEGDAVGLYMPMVPEVISILYGAFKVGAIAVPIFSGFGVDATATRIEDPECKVLFTADGFYRRGDEVTLKDAADEAIDQAGHVEHTIVYERLGHISSDEVSLRWRSRDETWDEAVETQSDEYDTASMASGDESMLLYSSGTTGKPKGIVHTHAGALMQAAKEIYFGFDHKPSDRFFWVSDIGWMMGPWTLIGNHAFGGTVFMYEGAPDHPEPDRFWKMIDRHGISTFGISPTAIRALRKHGDEYVEKHDLSTLRLLGSTGEPWDPESWQWFYEKVGGSEAPIINISGGTEIMGCFLMPMPIQSLKPCTLGGPGLGMDIDIVNSQGESIADTHERGFLVARDSCPSMTKSLWSGDERYLEEYWSSFEDPPLWDHGDWAQKDAEGFWFLHGRADDAINVAGRKVGPAEVEGALIDHDAVNQAAAVGVPDDTTGQAVVTYVILEDGYEVSDDLREELRAQVGEELGKPFRPREVLFVSEFPKTQSGKIIRRAIEATYTGEDLGDMSSIENPEALDELEDAE
- a CDS encoding aldo/keto reductase; this encodes MNDDPLDVTPKLGLGTMGIEDPDRIASAVELGYRHLDTAQIYENEGVVGRGVERASVERADLSVATKVWADSLAPEDVLASTRESLDELGVGYVDLLYVHRPIDTYDPEATLPAFDRLREEGRVRAVGVSNFDAEQVAEAREILDAPVAANQVEMHPLYRQDDLLADARRRGYSLVAYSPLAQGEVFDLPEIRAVAEKHDATPAQVSLAWLAGKENVVPIPRSSSDDHLRENLAALELSLDDEDVARIESIDRQKKLFE